Proteins encoded within one genomic window of Couchioplanes caeruleus:
- a CDS encoding AfsR/SARP family transcriptional regulator codes for MLGPLAATCDGRPVTLHGPRQRRLLAVLLLNADLVVSTERLVDELWDDPPATARRQVHNAMAALRRSLGGYGDVRIDTTDVGYRLAIRPEQLDAEVFRGYVHEAERHAADGGVGDAVRSLTRALALWTGPALPGLDGPLIRSAVAGLEELRLTCLERLGALRLELGEAAGVLSDLTTWVAAHPLRESLRGSLMLALHRCGRQAEALDAYEQGRRLLAEELGLDPGAALRRLHEQILLDAVPLPAAVPAAPPEPAAQTQPGTGTACTLPHDIVDFSGRAAELAQLRDGIARSAATALAISTIDGMGGIGKTALAVRLAYLVRGDYPDGQHFLDLRGFTPGQDPMTSAQALDVLLRGIGVPVEQVPADEDSRIAFWRSQMASRRMLVVLDNAVDEGQVRPLLPGAAKTLVIVTSRRYLGGLEGTSPLLLDVLPGPDALALFEQVSGRGMAEPDRAVAAEVVELCGRLPLAVRIAGSRLRHRPHWTVADLVSRLRDQRRRTRFLAIGDRTVAAVLGLSYRYLSPPQQRLFRLLGVHPGVDFEPYAVAALAGITAEEAEDGLDALVDDNLLLQGTGGRYRIHDLVRDCAHELAHQHDSAAELRAAAHRLLDYYLRLAWRSCEPIARAAHRFQPGFLDPAPELPAATNPIGLLKAEHGNLVEAARYAAEHGWLDHTWQIPGALQPFLNRLNHHGNSLAMFERGLAAARELGDAPGESAMLGSIALIMRELGRFAEAQRLFAQAIAISRRTGALAAEAGQLSGLGFTYRRAGQLRLAHETFAAGRELAERAGDRAGYAAVTNNLAVVCIAMGRYAEGRAYLEEVLPIARELGAVHDEAMLLGNLGQALDRLGQGAAALERFDRALELSRRVELRHGEAMSLAGRGAARVNLGDLAGGLADGRAGLSIARDAGAPYAECESLLVIGAAREAAGRWAQAESAYEQARRFAAANDLPIQEARGCDALARLRARVGDREEAGRLRERALRLYPAEAVEARLLRAVVEPARAAVDQGERMIDTERIAPGCTIVPAL; via the coding sequence GTGCTGGGTCCGCTGGCGGCGACGTGCGACGGCCGGCCGGTAACCCTCCATGGTCCGCGCCAGCGCCGACTGCTCGCCGTCCTCCTGCTCAATGCCGACCTCGTCGTGTCGACGGAGCGCCTCGTCGACGAGCTGTGGGACGATCCACCGGCCACGGCGCGGCGGCAGGTGCACAACGCGATGGCGGCGCTGCGCCGCTCCCTCGGCGGCTACGGCGACGTGCGGATCGACACCACCGACGTCGGATACCGGCTGGCGATCCGGCCCGAGCAGCTCGACGCGGAGGTGTTCCGCGGGTACGTGCACGAGGCCGAGCGGCACGCGGCCGACGGTGGGGTGGGGGACGCGGTCCGGAGTCTGACCCGGGCGCTCGCCCTCTGGACCGGCCCCGCCCTGCCCGGCCTCGATGGTCCGCTGATCCGCAGCGCCGTCGCCGGGTTGGAGGAACTGCGGCTCACCTGCCTGGAACGACTCGGCGCGCTGCGGCTGGAGCTGGGCGAGGCGGCCGGCGTGCTGAGCGACCTCACCACCTGGGTGGCCGCGCACCCGCTGCGCGAGTCGCTGAGAGGCAGCCTGATGCTGGCGCTGCACCGGTGCGGCCGGCAGGCCGAGGCGCTCGACGCGTACGAGCAGGGCCGCCGGCTGCTCGCCGAGGAGCTGGGCCTGGATCCGGGCGCGGCGCTGCGCCGCCTGCACGAGCAGATCCTCCTCGACGCCGTCCCACTTCCCGCGGCGGTCCCTGCCGCGCCGCCGGAGCCGGCCGCGCAGACGCAGCCGGGCACCGGAACGGCCTGCACGCTGCCGCACGACATCGTGGACTTCTCCGGGCGGGCCGCCGAGCTCGCCCAGCTCCGCGACGGCATCGCGCGCTCCGCCGCCACCGCCCTGGCCATATCCACGATCGACGGCATGGGCGGCATCGGCAAGACCGCGCTCGCCGTACGCCTCGCCTACCTCGTCCGCGGCGACTACCCCGACGGGCAGCACTTCCTGGACCTGCGCGGGTTCACCCCCGGCCAGGACCCGATGACCTCCGCCCAGGCGCTCGACGTGCTGCTGCGCGGCATCGGCGTACCCGTGGAGCAGGTGCCCGCCGACGAGGACTCGCGTATCGCCTTCTGGCGGTCGCAGATGGCGAGCCGCCGGATGCTCGTCGTGCTGGACAACGCCGTCGACGAGGGCCAGGTGCGCCCGCTGCTTCCCGGCGCGGCGAAGACGCTGGTCATCGTGACGAGCCGGCGATATCTGGGCGGACTGGAGGGCACCAGCCCGCTGTTGCTCGACGTGCTGCCGGGGCCGGACGCGCTCGCGCTGTTCGAGCAGGTGTCCGGCCGGGGAATGGCGGAGCCGGACCGGGCGGTGGCCGCCGAGGTGGTCGAGCTGTGCGGACGGCTGCCGCTCGCCGTCCGCATCGCCGGCTCCCGGCTGCGGCATCGTCCGCACTGGACCGTGGCCGACCTGGTGTCACGGCTGCGCGACCAGCGCCGCCGCACCCGTTTCCTCGCCATCGGCGACCGTACCGTCGCCGCGGTGCTCGGGCTCTCCTACCGGTATCTGAGCCCGCCACAGCAGCGACTGTTCCGCTTGCTCGGAGTGCATCCAGGAGTCGATTTCGAGCCGTATGCGGTGGCCGCCCTGGCCGGCATCACGGCCGAGGAGGCCGAGGACGGGCTGGACGCGTTGGTCGACGACAACCTGCTGCTGCAGGGCACCGGCGGCCGGTACCGGATCCACGATCTGGTCCGCGACTGCGCGCACGAGCTGGCGCACCAGCACGACAGCGCGGCGGAGCTGCGCGCGGCGGCGCACCGGCTGCTCGACTACTACCTCCGGCTGGCATGGCGCTCGTGCGAGCCGATCGCGCGCGCCGCGCACCGCTTTCAGCCCGGGTTCCTCGACCCGGCGCCGGAGCTGCCCGCCGCTACCAACCCGATAGGCCTGCTGAAGGCCGAGCACGGCAACCTCGTGGAGGCGGCCCGGTACGCGGCCGAGCACGGCTGGCTCGACCACACCTGGCAGATCCCCGGCGCCCTGCAGCCTTTCCTGAACCGGCTGAACCACCATGGCAACTCCCTCGCGATGTTCGAGCGCGGCCTGGCCGCGGCCCGCGAGCTCGGGGACGCGCCGGGCGAGTCGGCGATGCTCGGCAGCATCGCGCTGATCATGCGGGAGCTGGGCCGGTTCGCCGAGGCGCAGCGGCTGTTCGCGCAGGCGATCGCGATCAGCCGGCGGACCGGGGCGCTCGCGGCCGAGGCGGGCCAGCTCTCCGGTTTGGGCTTCACCTACCGGCGCGCCGGGCAGTTGCGCCTGGCCCACGAGACGTTCGCGGCCGGCCGCGAACTGGCCGAGCGGGCCGGCGACCGGGCCGGATACGCGGCGGTGACCAACAACCTCGCCGTGGTGTGCATCGCGATGGGCCGGTACGCGGAGGGCCGTGCGTACCTCGAGGAGGTGCTGCCCATCGCGCGCGAGCTCGGCGCGGTGCACGACGAGGCGATGCTGCTGGGAAACCTGGGCCAGGCGCTGGACCGGCTGGGCCAGGGCGCCGCGGCGCTGGAGCGGTTCGACCGGGCGCTGGAGCTGAGCCGGCGGGTGGAGCTGCGGCACGGCGAGGCGATGAGCCTGGCCGGTCGCGGTGCCGCCCGGGTCAACCTGGGTGACCTGGCCGGCGGGCTGGCGGACGGGCGGGCCGGCCTGAGCATCGCGCGGGACGCCGGAGCCCCGTACGCCGAATGCGAGTCGCTGCTCGTCATCGGCGCCGCGCGCGAGGCAGCCGGGCGGTGGGCGCAGGCCGAGTCGGCGTACGAGCAGGCCCGGCGCTTCGCCGCGGCGAACGACCTCCCCATCCAGGAGGCGCGCGGCTGCGACGCGCTGGCGCGGCTGAGGGCACGGGTCGGTGACCGGGAAGAGGCCGGGCGGCTCCGGGAACGGGCGCTGCGGCTGTATCCGGCCGAGGCGGTCGAGGCGCGGCTGCTGCGCGCTGTCGTCGAGCCCGCCCGGGCAGCGGTCGACCAGGGCGAACGCATGATCGATACCGAACGGATAGCGCCCGGGTGCACGATCGTGCCGGCCCTGTAG
- a CDS encoding pyridoxal-phosphate-dependent aminotransferase family protein — protein MTAPHTIRRPPPAGIATPRLMIPGPCQSRPDVLAAFQRPVTAHYGPSWARTHEEALTLLRQVLGAPWVYLLPGSGSLAIEAAVVNTFRPGQLVVIPRTGYFGRRLIEVARAHGLKVRDLAVEPDRAVDPRHVADLLPGADGVILVHVETSTGIRHPVADIAEVARQAGAAVVVDAVSSIAGEELDVQGWGVDAVAASTQKGLGCPPGLGIVALSEHGHARTLDDHPRPWYLDLTRWDREREESFDWEPHPVTMPTNLVFALIASLSTMVDRGLGEWRQERARVAEHCRERLTERGFTLVGAPADRAALVVVARCGRPADVRLHVLREAGIAIAGGLDPVRDAIRIGLMGQNGTIEMVDECTAALGTNRWPPTEASLL, from the coding sequence ATGACGGCGCCGCACACGATCCGCCGGCCGCCGCCGGCCGGCATCGCCACTCCGCGCCTGATGATTCCGGGGCCGTGTCAGTCGCGGCCCGATGTCCTGGCGGCGTTTCAGCGTCCGGTGACCGCGCACTACGGGCCGTCGTGGGCCCGTACGCACGAGGAGGCGCTGACGCTGCTGCGGCAGGTGCTGGGGGCGCCCTGGGTCTACCTGCTTCCCGGCAGCGGGAGCCTGGCCATCGAGGCCGCGGTGGTCAACACGTTCCGGCCCGGTCAGCTCGTGGTGATCCCACGCACCGGCTACTTCGGCCGGCGTCTGATCGAGGTCGCCCGGGCACACGGGCTCAAGGTCCGCGACCTGGCCGTCGAGCCGGACCGGGCGGTCGACCCGCGTCACGTCGCCGATCTGCTCCCCGGTGCCGACGGGGTCATCCTGGTGCACGTGGAGACGTCGACGGGCATCCGGCACCCGGTGGCGGACATCGCCGAGGTGGCCCGCCAGGCCGGGGCCGCCGTCGTCGTCGACGCCGTGTCCAGCATCGCCGGCGAAGAACTCGACGTGCAGGGCTGGGGAGTCGACGCGGTCGCGGCCAGTACGCAGAAGGGGCTGGGCTGTCCACCGGGCCTGGGCATCGTCGCGCTGAGCGAGCACGGTCATGCCCGGACCCTGGACGATCATCCGCGCCCGTGGTATCTGGACCTGACACGGTGGGACCGTGAGCGCGAGGAGAGCTTCGACTGGGAGCCGCACCCGGTCACGATGCCGACGAACCTGGTGTTCGCGCTCATCGCGAGCCTGAGCACGATGGTGGACCGCGGCCTGGGGGAGTGGCGCCAGGAACGGGCGCGGGTCGCCGAGCACTGCCGTGAACGCCTCACCGAGCGCGGATTCACCCTCGTCGGGGCGCCCGCGGACCGCGCCGCCCTGGTGGTGGTCGCCCGTTGCGGCCGGCCGGCCGATGTCCGACTCCACGTGCTGCGCGAGGCCGGGATCGCGATCGCCGGTGGCCTGGACCCGGTGCGTGATGCCATCCGGATCGGCCTCATGGGCCAGAACGGCACCATCGAGATGGTCGACGAATGCACCGCGGCGCTCGGCACCAACCGCTGGCCCCCAACGGAGGCCTCCCTCCTTTGA
- a CDS encoding MFS transporter: MATVLSTVIGINIGYMAVLPFLPRLAEDLSLDRTGLLIFVAGFGIAKVLAQPVGGWAADRWGQNLTAVTGLVVAAAGMVLVASASDGGAALAGRLVWGAGDGLVSPAIYGAVATISARYGKDSSRGYARLGVAAVLSFGAGPLIIGLVHSYAGYPVILSTAAGATLLTALVAWWALPGRTRDASVGAAAAADELAPEPAWSSRVLRAAVFFGAIDLCANLVWAAMEPLIPLYMDRAVADSVGRSAWVLAFGMAVFAGLSPLIARLPGRLRRPGAAAAGLVLLAAACVALGGVDRTVVAVPGMAAFMAAQAFVYLVARDGIQQHCGGTGRAWGVFGMLSDVGFMIGPGIGVLLFQVSGSAAFPILGVGSALSAVLIFLIIRSTRILAVSRWEVSR, encoded by the coding sequence ATGGCCACCGTACTGTCCACGGTGATCGGTATCAACATCGGTTACATGGCGGTCCTGCCGTTCCTGCCCCGACTCGCCGAGGACCTGAGCCTGGACCGGACCGGCCTGCTGATCTTCGTCGCCGGCTTCGGGATCGCCAAGGTTCTGGCCCAGCCGGTCGGCGGCTGGGCGGCGGACCGGTGGGGACAGAATCTCACCGCGGTGACCGGCCTGGTGGTGGCGGCCGCCGGCATGGTGCTGGTCGCGTCCGCGAGCGACGGCGGCGCGGCGCTCGCCGGACGGCTGGTCTGGGGTGCCGGCGACGGCCTGGTCAGCCCGGCGATCTACGGCGCGGTCGCCACGATCTCGGCCCGGTACGGAAAGGACTCCTCCCGCGGTTATGCGAGGTTGGGCGTGGCCGCGGTCCTGAGCTTCGGCGCCGGCCCGTTGATCATCGGGCTGGTGCATTCGTACGCCGGCTATCCGGTGATCCTGTCCACGGCCGCCGGGGCGACGCTGCTGACCGCGCTGGTGGCGTGGTGGGCTCTGCCCGGCCGCACCCGGGATGCGTCCGTGGGCGCAGCCGCCGCGGCGGACGAACTCGCGCCCGAGCCGGCCTGGTCCTCGCGGGTTCTGCGTGCCGCCGTCTTCTTCGGCGCCATCGACCTGTGCGCCAACCTGGTGTGGGCGGCGATGGAACCCCTGATACCGCTGTATATGGATCGCGCGGTCGCCGATTCGGTGGGCCGGTCGGCGTGGGTGCTCGCGTTCGGCATGGCGGTGTTCGCGGGTCTGAGCCCCCTCATCGCGCGGTTGCCGGGCCGCCTGCGCCGGCCCGGAGCCGCGGCCGCCGGGCTTGTGCTGCTGGCGGCGGCGTGCGTCGCCTTGGGCGGCGTCGACCGTACGGTCGTCGCGGTGCCCGGCATGGCCGCCTTCATGGCCGCTCAGGCCTTCGTCTATCTGGTGGCTCGCGACGGCATCCAGCAGCACTGCGGTGGTACCGGCCGGGCCTGGGGCGTCTTCGGCATGCTGTCCGACGTCGGGTTCATGATCGGGCCGGGAATCGGCGTCCTGCTGTTCCAGGTGTCCGGCTCGGCGGCCTTTCCCATCCTCGGCGTGGGCTCGGCACTGAGCGCCGTCCTGATCTTCCTGATCATCCGGAGCACACGCATCCTGGCGGTGAGCCGGTGGGAGGTCAGCCGATGA
- a CDS encoding GNAT family N-acetyltransferase: MRTSVSARWLRTAAEVPESAVDGRHFSTTVGWSRGWEGVRTERVVDHRHLLLEGGPVAELVPYYLVSRSPLWDAYESDAGIGPIWSGPVVYSASLYGEYGGAGGSTPEYIATCVDLGREQTARWAAEALIFGNLTSAEVDAWSAIRPGGTAVLVDRAYAAPIGGADSPLPAMRGRVRRELVRQWRRAKDGGLRLRVLAGAEMLPALDEFTDLAMAAAEKHGINIYGKDIFENLAGAPGAMLLVAEHDGRMAAAFLCFLHRRRFSMWTGGINYLHLRELKTYAFLMYESMTYAAAHGAEIVDPGRGNFVYKERHGFLGTDLWALVYPTTPRPALREALRRMSEGIHGYITRSLRRDELAAL, translated from the coding sequence ATGCGCACATCAGTGAGTGCCCGCTGGCTCCGCACGGCCGCCGAGGTGCCGGAGAGCGCGGTGGACGGCCGGCACTTCTCGACCACGGTCGGCTGGAGTCGTGGATGGGAGGGTGTCCGCACCGAGCGCGTCGTGGACCATCGTCACCTGCTGCTCGAGGGCGGGCCGGTGGCCGAGCTGGTGCCGTACTACCTCGTCAGCCGGTCACCCCTGTGGGACGCGTACGAGTCCGACGCGGGGATCGGCCCGATCTGGTCCGGCCCGGTCGTCTACTCGGCGAGCCTCTACGGCGAGTACGGCGGGGCGGGCGGCAGCACACCCGAATACATCGCCACGTGCGTCGACCTCGGGCGGGAGCAGACCGCCCGCTGGGCGGCCGAGGCACTGATCTTCGGCAACCTGACGTCCGCCGAGGTCGACGCGTGGTCGGCGATCCGCCCGGGCGGCACGGCGGTCCTGGTGGACCGGGCGTACGCGGCGCCGATCGGCGGTGCGGACTCTCCGCTGCCCGCCATGCGCGGCAGGGTCCGGCGCGAGCTGGTCCGTCAGTGGCGCCGGGCCAAGGACGGCGGGCTCCGGCTGCGGGTCCTGGCCGGTGCGGAGATGCTGCCGGCGCTCGACGAGTTCACCGATCTGGCCATGGCGGCCGCCGAGAAGCACGGAATCAACATCTACGGCAAGGACATCTTCGAGAACCTGGCCGGCGCTCCCGGGGCCATGCTGCTGGTCGCGGAGCACGATGGACGGATGGCGGCGGCGTTCCTGTGCTTCCTGCATCGGCGGCGGTTCAGCATGTGGACCGGCGGGATCAACTACCTGCACCTGCGGGAGCTGAAAACGTACGCGTTCCTCATGTACGAGTCCATGACGTACGCGGCTGCCCACGGAGCCGAGATCGTCGACCCCGGACGCGGCAACTTCGTGTACAAGGAGCGGCACGGCTTCCTGGGAACCGATCTGTGGGCCCTCGTCTATCCGACCACGCCGAGGCCGGCGCTGCGCGAGGCGCTGCGGCGAATGAGCGAAGGCATCCACGGCTACATCACGAGAAGTCTGCGGCGCGATGAGCTTGCTGCGCTCTGA
- a CDS encoding pyridoxal phosphate-dependent decarboxylase family protein — MTAPDETGVRDGTAFSAGYGDWEPDEFVGNGEAVLAFIGDYFAGIRDLPVSPTVDPKTLSAKIDTEVPQVGEDFTAILKDTQSLIVPYLTHWNHPRFHAYFSNTGSLPGVLADTVSSALNVNAMLWKSSPAASALEKTVLRWMAGMLGIAPGNDGVLVNGASLATLYALTAARETVVGLDVRERGLTGYGRRLRLYTSDQAHSSVDKAAIVLGIGRENVVRVPADDGYSMRGAALAAAVQADLSAGHQPFAVVATAGTTAVAADDEIDAIADVCRQYFLWLHVDAAYGGFWRLAGSGAEAAADLSRADSVVANPHKVLYAPMEVTALYCRHRDALPNVFRLVPEYLRTSPDDGVVDYMNYSPQLGRSFRALKLWWIIRSFGVQGLANRLQRSIDMARWLRSAAGSDPDWQVPVDSTYPLVCLRYVPRGLRRRYEPAPVPLSRIASLNAGVLDAVNASGAAFLSHAVLRDGYVLRVSIGNIRTEPSDIEALWAQLRMSAEQVWDDQCAHQ; from the coding sequence ATGACCGCTCCGGACGAGACGGGCGTCCGCGACGGCACCGCGTTCAGCGCCGGATACGGCGACTGGGAGCCGGATGAGTTCGTCGGCAACGGCGAGGCGGTGCTGGCCTTCATCGGCGACTACTTCGCCGGCATCCGCGACCTGCCGGTCAGCCCCACGGTCGACCCGAAGACGCTGTCCGCCAAGATTGACACCGAGGTGCCGCAGGTCGGTGAGGACTTCACCGCCATCCTGAAGGACACCCAATCGTTGATCGTGCCGTACCTGACCCACTGGAACCATCCACGGTTCCATGCGTACTTCAGCAACACCGGGAGCCTTCCCGGGGTGCTGGCGGACACGGTCAGCTCGGCGCTCAACGTCAACGCGATGCTCTGGAAGTCGTCGCCGGCCGCGTCGGCACTGGAGAAGACCGTGCTGAGGTGGATGGCCGGCATGCTGGGCATCGCCCCGGGCAACGACGGCGTCCTGGTCAACGGCGCCTCGCTGGCGACCCTCTACGCGCTCACCGCCGCTCGCGAGACGGTGGTCGGTCTCGACGTCCGCGAGCGGGGCCTGACCGGCTACGGACGCCGGCTGCGCCTCTACACGTCGGATCAGGCGCACAGCTCGGTCGACAAGGCGGCGATCGTCCTGGGCATCGGCCGGGAGAACGTGGTCCGCGTGCCCGCGGACGACGGCTATTCGATGCGGGGCGCGGCTCTCGCCGCGGCCGTCCAGGCCGACCTGTCGGCCGGCCACCAGCCGTTCGCCGTGGTGGCCACGGCCGGAACGACCGCGGTCGCCGCCGACGACGAGATCGATGCGATCGCCGACGTATGCCGGCAGTACTTCCTCTGGCTGCACGTCGACGCGGCGTACGGCGGATTCTGGCGGCTGGCCGGCAGCGGCGCGGAGGCCGCCGCCGACCTCAGCCGGGCGGATTCGGTGGTGGCCAACCCGCACAAGGTGCTCTACGCGCCGATGGAGGTGACCGCCCTCTACTGCCGCCACCGCGATGCGCTGCCCAACGTCTTCCGCCTCGTCCCGGAATACCTCAGGACCTCTCCGGACGATGGCGTGGTCGACTACATGAACTACTCGCCGCAGCTCGGCCGCTCCTTCCGCGCCCTCAAGCTGTGGTGGATCATTCGCAGCTTCGGTGTCCAGGGACTGGCGAACCGTCTGCAACGTTCGATCGACATGGCCCGGTGGCTGCGGTCCGCGGCCGGGTCCGATCCGGACTGGCAGGTCCCGGTGGACTCGACCTACCCGCTGGTCTGCCTGCGGTACGTGCCGCGCGGCCTGCGCCGGCGGTACGAGCCCGCGCCGGTGCCTCTGTCGCGGATAGCGAGTCTGAACGCCGGCGTCCTCGACGCGGTCAACGCATCCGGAGCGGCGTTCCTGTCCCATGCGGTACTGCGTGACGGGTACGTTCTGCGGGTCTCGATCGGCAATATCAGGACGGAACCGTCGGACATCGAGGCGCTGTGGGCACAGCTCCGCATGTCCGCCGAGCAGGTCTGGGACGACCAATGCGCACATCAGTGA
- a CDS encoding SDR family NAD(P)-dependent oxidoreductase, with the protein MGDLVALVTGGSRGIGRAISRKLAEAGMTVAVNYRSDQASAAELVEAIARDGGAASAHQADVRSPAGISALARQIEGAYGHIDVLVNNVGEFSLSAVAATSDQHWHDVLDSNLGSAFHACKAVLPGMRRRGFGRIVNIGLSPVYQVRGAPNLAPYAIAKTGVVILTRSLAVEEAARGITVNCVSPGLIDNGFLPPEQERWMRKRVPSGRLGRPSEVADAVEFLVSERAGYVSGANLAVSGAWDWEDRPTYHDGEVTDLFEGRAS; encoded by the coding sequence ATGGGTGACCTCGTAGCGCTGGTGACCGGCGGTAGCCGGGGCATCGGCCGGGCGATCTCCCGCAAGCTGGCCGAGGCCGGGATGACCGTCGCGGTGAACTACCGCAGCGATCAGGCATCGGCGGCCGAACTGGTCGAGGCGATCGCCAGGGACGGCGGCGCCGCGTCGGCCCACCAGGCCGATGTGCGCAGCCCCGCGGGCATCAGCGCGCTCGCGCGGCAGATCGAAGGCGCGTACGGGCACATCGACGTGCTGGTCAACAACGTTGGCGAATTCAGCCTGAGTGCGGTGGCCGCCACCTCCGACCAGCACTGGCACGACGTGCTCGACAGCAACCTCGGATCGGCGTTCCACGCCTGCAAGGCGGTGCTGCCGGGGATGCGCCGGCGTGGTTTCGGCCGCATCGTCAACATCGGGCTCAGCCCGGTCTACCAGGTACGGGGGGCGCCGAACCTGGCCCCGTACGCGATCGCCAAGACCGGCGTCGTCATCCTCACCAGGTCGCTCGCCGTCGAGGAGGCCGCGCGGGGCATCACGGTCAACTGCGTCTCGCCGGGTCTGATCGACAACGGCTTCCTGCCACCGGAACAGGAGCGGTGGATGCGCAAGCGGGTTCCCTCCGGCCGGCTCGGGCGGCCGTCGGAGGTCGCCGACGCGGTGGAGTTCCTGGTTTCCGAGCGGGCCGGCTACGTCTCCGGCGCCAATCTGGCCGTCTCCGGTGCCTGGGACTGGGAGGACCGGCCGACCTATCACGACGGAGAGGTCACCGATCTGTTCGAGGGGAGGGCGTCATGA